The Spiroplasma endosymbiont of Crioceris asparagi genome contains the following window.
TTAAAGAAAATCCACCAATAACTGAAAACCAAATTAGAGCAATGTATCTAAGTATGGGAAGAAAACCTTCAGAAGTAGATATTAAAAGAACAATGAATGCTTTCAAAAAAGCAAAATAAAATTGGATTACTTATCCAATTTTTTTTCTTTCATTTTTTGTCTTCAAGTTAATCAAGATGGTTCTGTACCATTTAATAATCTTTTAATGTTTGTTTTATGTTTAACAATGACAACTAAACCACACAATGTTATTAAAATGTTATTTAAAATATAACTATCTAATTGAAAATCATTATTTATATTTAAAAAATGTTTAATTCTTATATGATTAAATATATTAGTGACAAAATCTTTTTCAAAATAAGCAGCTAGGTTAGCAGCTTTAGAATTAAATTTTCAAATTAAATTACTATCAACGTTTGCAAAACCATTTAAGATTGGTATTCAAATTAATATAGCTAATATAATTACACTTGCAATTCCTGAAAAACTTATTTTATTAATTGTTAGTGTTAATATTCATCAAATTATAATAAATAAGAATGAAAAATATCAATTTACAATAAATAATAATGCAGAAAAAGAAGATACTCCTTTACCACCTTTAAATTTATTAAAGATCGGATAGATATGACCAATAAAGCAAAATACACAGGGAATAATAACACTTGTTCCATAAAACAATGGTGAGTTAATTAAAGAAAACCCCAATGCAATAAATGCTGTAACAAATATTTTAGAATAATCCAATAAGAAAACTCCAAATCCTCATCACTTACCAATAACACGAGAAGCGTTGGTTGCTCCTAAATTACCACTACCATAATCTTCAAGATTTTTGCTTGTTTTTAAATAAACTATAATTTTTCCAAACAATAAACTTCCAATGCAATAACCAATAACTGAGGCAATAAAATTTCCTAAATACATTAATACTCCTTTATTTTTTATACATATATAATATACAATAATTTTATAAAAAGGTTTTATATGATAAAAAATATTCACACATTAAATTTTGAAGAAGTTAAATTGCAACTGTCAGAAGTTGAAAAAAAATTAACACAAGCAAATCAAGATGAAAAAAAAGAAGAGCAACGTAAACGTAAGGGTTTGTATTGATGATTTTTATTTCCCATTTTTGGTTGAATAATTTTTGGAATGATTTTAACAAGAAGAGGTCAAACTGAATATTATCAAGGAAAATTAAATAATATTAAAATGAATATTCTTGAATTAGAATTAGATAAAATTTTATTAAAAAAAAGATTGGGTGAGTTAAATGGACAAGAATAAATTATTGCTAGAAAATAAATTTGATGAATACGTAGAATTAATAGGTGAATATTTTGCTATTGAAGATGTTGTAGTTAGAGGTTTACAAATTGGCAAAACAATTGGTTATCCAACAATTAATTTTTTAATAAAAGAAGAATTACCATTACAATGTGCATCATTTAAATCTGATGTTTATTATAATGGTCAAAAGTATATTGGTTATAGTTGTTATTGAAAAAATCAAAATCAACAAATTATGTTTGAAACATATATTATGAATTTTTCTCAAGATGTTTATGGAGAAACAATTAAAGTTGTTCCTCGAAAATTTATTAGCATGAATATTAAAGCTAAAAATTTAGAAGAGGTTAAAGCTAAAATTACCAAAGATATTGAGAAGGCAAAAGAATGATAAAAAAAGTTTTACTAGGATCACATGTGTCTATGACTTCAACAAATAAATATTTAATTGGCTCTTTAGAAGAAGCTTTGAGTTATGGTGCGAATACATTCATGATTTACACAGGACCTCCACAAAACTTTCGACGAACAGCAATTGAAAAATTAAATGTTGTTGAATTTAAACAAAAATTAATTGAAGCAAATATTGATATTAAAAATTTGGTAGTTCACGCTCCTTACATAATTAATTTAGGAAACACAATCAAAGAACAAACATTTAATTTTAGTGTTGAAGCATTAATAAGTGAAATTCAACGAGTGGGACAAATTGGGATTAGAAAATTAGTATTACATCCTGGGGCTAGTGTTGGTGGTGAAATATCAAAATCACTTGATTCTTTAGTTAAAGGTTTAAATCTTGCTCTTGAGCAAACTAAAGGTATTGATGTAATTATTGCTTTAGAAACCATGAGTGGAAAGGGCAGTGAAATTTGTATCAACTTTGATCAAATGAAATATGTTATTGACAAGGTAAATGATCAATCAAGAGTTGGTGTGTGTTTTGATACTTGCCATTTAAATGATGCGGGTTATGATATAAAAAATAATTTTGAAACAATACTTGATGAATTTAATGAAAAAATTGGTTTAGATAAACTACAAGTTGTGCATTTAAATGATTCAAAAAATGGTATAGGTTCACATAAGGATCGTCATGAGAATATTGGCAAAGGTTTAATTGGTTTAGATGCTTTAGCAAAAATTTTGCATCATGATAAACTAAATAACATACCTTTCATTTTAGAGACACCGTGAATTGAGAATAAAACTAAGGCTCCATACAAAGAAGAAATAAATTTACTATTAAAAAATAATAAGTTATAATTTTATAAGGAAAAGACAACATGAAAAAATTATTCAAATTATTATCTATAACAGCAATTGGCGGAATGAGTACAGCTGCTATCATTTCTTGTGTTCGTCCATATTCTTATTCTTTTGATGCAAAAGACTTAAAATCAATATCAAGAGCCTGAAATGATCAACTGGGTAACATGGTTACTTTTTATGCTAATGAAATTGATTCAAGCGATTTTTCTGCAAAACCAAGCAAAAACAATATAATAGATTTTATTAAAATGAATATTAATGTAGCAATTAATGATCAAAATAGCAAAGTTAATTTAAATAAATTTTTGGAAAATGACAATACAAAATTTAGATTTTATAAAAACAAAGAAGATGTGATGGGTTATAACATAGAAGGTGTTGAACATTTATTAGATAGAAAAGTTATTTGATTTGATATTTCTGATGGAAAAACTTCAACTAGTAAAATGCAATTAAACATAGATGCGCAAAAAAACAAGGTTAGTTATTTTGCAATTAAAAATTTTGATGATAACAATCATGGCATGGACTATATAACTTATTTAGTAAATAAAAATAAAAACTTTGTTGTAAATATAGATACATCAAAAATTTATTTAAATGATTATATTGAAAAAAATGGACTAGGTGATGATCAAACAAAAGAAGATCTTTGTAGATTAGTTTATGAAGATATTAGAACTAAAATTTATAGTGCAATAAAAAATGAATTATTTAATAATGGAACAACTCCTCAAATTGTAAATTCACCTGTTAATTATTTTGGATCAATTAAAAACACTTCTTCTATAGAAGATTATTTAACAAATTATAATGGTAGGGGTTTTGAACAAGGTGATGAACAATCACAAGCAATAAGTTTTGTCACAAAACTTACAAACGGTTCAAAACCAAGTCTTAAAAATGCCACTATTCATAAATGACATTATTCATTATTATTAAAAGATGACATAAATGATCATTTGAATGATGATAAATTTGTTGATGATGATTCACAAACTCCAAACAGCATTTTATTAAATTTTTATTAAAAACAAAAAAGGAAAACTATGGCCAGTAAAATTGAAGTTAGAGAAGGTGTAGTTCAATTATTATATAGATACTATCTTTTAGAATTAAATAAAAATACCTTAAAACAGGAAGTGCTTGATAATTTTCAAGTAGATTTTTTTAATGAAAAAGATAATCTTAATATGTTAGATTTGATTAATGAATTAGAAAAAATTGAAAGTCACTTAAGTAGTAAGTTAAATAAATCATGAAGTTGAGAGCGTTTAGCCCCAGTTGCTAGAGCTATATTGGTAAATGGTTATTTTGAAATTAATTATTTGAATGTTTCAAAAGCAATTGTTATCGATAAATCAATGGATATTTTAAGAAAATATATTCCTACAACTGATCCAAAATTTATCAATGCTATTCTAGATGAAAAAAAATAGTAGATATACTATTTAGGAGATCATATGAACAATGAATTTATAACAGTCTTAGAATTGAGTCGAATTTTAAAACAAAAAATCGAATCAATTTATGAATTAAAAAATATAAATGTTAAAGGAGAAATTAGTAATTTAACTTTTTCTAAATCAGGACATATTTATTTTTCTTTAAAAGATAATGAATCTGTTATTTCATGTGCTATTTGAAAATCAAATTCAGCAATGTTTAAAGCACTAAAACCTAAAGAAGGCGATGAAATTATAGCTTCTGGAAAAATAGGCTTTTATCACCCACAAAATAAAATTACCTTTACTGTTTCTAATGTAATTTTAGAAGGAAAAGGTGGATGACAAGTTTTATATGATGAAAAAATGCAAGCATATGAAAAAAGAGGTTATTTTGATTTAAACAACAAAAAACCAATTCCGAAGTTTGCAAAAAATATTGGTGTTATTACAGCTGAAACTGGGGACGCAATAAAAGACATTATTAGAAATATTCACAACCGAAGAAAAGGAATTAATATCTTTTTATTTCCTTGTATGGTTCAAGGCGAAAATGCAAGCACAGAAATTAGTAAAAGAATTCAAGAAGCAAATCAATTTTCACCTAAGCTAGATATTATTTTAGTTGGTCGTGGTGGGGGTAGTTATGAAGATCTTTGGGCGTTTAATGAAGACAATGTAGTAGAAGCAGTTTTTGCTTCTAAAATACCCATTATTTCATGCGTGGGGCATGAAAATGACAATACAATAATTGATTCAGTTGCAGATTTAAGAGCATCAACCCCAACAGGGGCAGCAATTGCTGCAACTGAACTAACAGATGATAACTTAATTATGATTTTGAACAACTTACATGGAAGCTTGGCAAATGACCTTGTACGAATTGTGGATTTTGAAAAACACGAGCTTTTAAATCAAATTGATGAATTAAATTCTGAATTAGAAAATAAAGTTAATCAATACAAAGAAGAATTAAATTTATTTAATTCGAAACTAGAATTGTTAAATCCAAAAGAACCATTAAAAAGAGGTTATGCAATTGTTATGAATTTAAAAAATGAAATTATTGATTCAGTGGAAAAAGTTTATAATGAAAAAGAGATTAAATTAGTTTTTGAAGATGGTGAAGCCATTATAAAGGTAGGTTAAAATATGGAAAAAGATATTAAAGAAATTATTGATCAATTAAAGGAAAGTGTTGCAAAATTAAGAGATGAAAAAAATATTTCTAAAGCTCTTCAAATTTATGAAAACTCAATTACTTTAATTAAAGATGCAAAAACAGAACTTGAAAAAGTAGAAGGTAAAGTTAAAAAAGTTATTGCTGGATTAGAAAAAGAGTTTAATGGATAATAAAGTTTTTTTTCTAATTGACTTTGATGCTTTTTTTATTAGTTGTCATGCAATCGAAAATAAATATATTAATGAAGTGCCAGCAGTTGTTTGTGAAAATAATAAAAAGGGTATTGTAATTACTGCTAACTATAAATCACGAGCAATAGGCGTTAAGACAGCCATGCCAATTTTTAAGGTTAAAAAAATTATTCCTGATATTTTAATAATAAATCCTGATATGGATTTATATTCACAAGTTTCAAGAGAAACTTTTAAAGCAATTAGCGATACTTTTACTAGTAAAATGGAAGTTGTTTCTATTGATGAATGTTTTTTAGAAGTGAGTGACTCTTATAAAAAATATGGAACTGTAATGAATATGGCTAATGAAATTAAAGAATTTGTAAAAACAAATTTTAATTTAACTTGTTCAATTGGTGTAAGTTCTAATAAATTTCTTTCTAAAATGGCATCAGAATTTAATAAACCTGATGGTGTATCAAAAATGTTACCAACTGAAATTGAAGAAAAATTATGACCACTAGATATTCAAAAAATGTATGGTGTTGGAGCAGCAACTACAAAAAAATTTGAAGCTTTAAAAGTTAAAACAATTGGGGATTTGGCTAGACAAAAACGAGAAACAGTTATTGAACTATTAGGTAAACATGGATTTAATTTGTGAATTAATGCTAATGGCTTAAGTGAAGATGAAATTAATCTTAATTATTTTGAAATTAATTCTGTTGGTAATGAATGAACTTTAACCCAATTAAGCAACAATGAATATGAACTTGAGAATCATTTACGTGATTTAACGGAAATGGTCTGTAATCGGGTTAAAAAGCGTTTAAAAAAGGCTTATACAGTTGCAATAGTTGTTGTTTATAAAGACTTTGGTGAAAAATTATCTAAGAAAAAGAAAACCCGACAAATTACATTAAAAACGCCATCTAATGATTTAGAAGAAATTTTTCCACATGTGCTTGAATTATTTTATTCATTTTGAAATGGTGATCTAGTCAAATTAATTGGAGTTAGACTTGCTAATTTAGTTGAAGATTTTAGTGTTAAAAAACAATTATCTATTGATGAAGTTAATGTTATTAAAAAATATAATGTTGTCGAATCAATAATGGATAATATTAATAATTCAATAAATAAAAAAATGTTAATTACAGGTACAAATTTAATTAAAAAAAATGAAAAATATAGCAATAATTTTAAATATTCAAAAGTAGAAAAAGAGAATCGCAAAAAATAATGATAGGCATAGATGAATTAATTTTAGAACTTACAATAATACACAAACAATTAAATAAATTGTTTTTTAATAGTGAACTTTCAGATGTAAAAATTACAATTGAAAGGGCACTTAATCGTAAACGCAGAAAATTAGGTTCTTTTGATATGTCTAATAAATGAAGCGATAATTTAAAACATATTACAATTTATACTGCAGCTTTAAATGCAAATTATTATAAAATAATTGAAATTTTATTACATGAAATGTGTCATCAATATAATTTTGAAAATAACTTAATTGACACTGAAAACAATGGTCGTCATAATAAAAGATTTAAAAAAATAGGGGAAAAAGTGTTGTTGCAATTTCTAGAGCCATATCCCAAATATATGGGTTATGCCTTTACAACATATTCTGATCAATTAAAATTTGTTATAGATAATAAATTAGACTTTAATAAAAATGTTTTCAAAATAGTTCATAAAGATTCAGAACCATCAATTGAAGGATATAGTAAAAGAAAAACATATAAGTGTAAATGTGGAACTAGAATTTCTAACTCTAATTTAGAATTAAAAATAATGTGTTTAGAATGTAACACTATATTTAAATATTAAAGTGTATATTGCAATATGCACTTTTTTAAAAAATATCTTAACATTATTGCACTTATGTTAGTAAAATAATATTAATAAGGAGAAACTGCTCTATGCCTTTTTTTGCGCCCAAGTTTTGTCAAAAACACTTAAAAATTCATGTTTGTAGTGAAGGAGATATTCGTTCAACTTTAAATGAACGTGAAAATTCTATTGCCTCTAAGGTTAGACGTCTTCATGGAACACAAACAGAAGAAGAAAAAGCAGCCGAAAATGCTAAAAGAGTTAAATTGCAAATGGGTGGCGGTTTTAATTCAATTTTAGAAAATGCAAAGAAAAAAAATGAACAAGATAAAAAGGAAACATCATTTTTAGAAGAAACTGTTGAAGTTAAAAAAGAAGTTATTAATGATCGTATAAGTCGATTGAGAAATGCTGCGCTAAATGATGGCGCCTCTCTTCCAAAGACCCCTCCTATTCCCCCCACTACTCCTACCCCCAAAAAAGAGATAACTCCAAAAACAACAGAAGTAAAAGAAGAAATTAATCCCGTGTCTTCCCCTTCTCCTTCTTCGAAATCAGTAAAAGAAGATAATGTTAAAGAAGTTATTAAATCAACACCTAGTGTAAAAAAATCATTAGATAAGTTAGACAAAACATATTCAGAAAATGATTTAAAAAAGATTGTTGCTGAAGCTGTAAAAATGGCACTAACCGAAGCTGGCGTTGTTAAAAAAACAACAACTAAAGTTAAGGCAAAAAAATCATCAATAAAAAAAGGTGTGGTCAAAAAGACAACCAAAAAAGTTGTTGCAAAACCAGCTACTAAAAAAGCTGCAGCTAAAAGTTCAACTACTACTAAAAGAGCGCCAATTGCTAAACTTGCTGCTAAACCAGCTACTAAAAAAATTACTGTAAAATCAGGATCAAAGAATAAAACAGTTGTTGTCAAAAAAAGTGTTGCGTCAAAAAAAATGCTGGCTAAAAAGAAAAAATAATGGATTTTAATTTTCCATTATTTTTTTAAATATAATTTCTGATAAATTAGGTTGATATTTAATTGTTATAATTTCACTGCTTTTTTTAAGCGATTCTTGAAAATTATTTAAAAAAAGTATTTCTTCTTTTACACTAGTTGTTGATCTTTTAATTGCATTTGCAATATTTTCATTGTTTTGAATAAAAAATAATTTATCGAATTTAATATTCTTAAACTGATAAATAATTGCACCATCTATTAAATAATTAAACTCTTTATTTACTTTTTCAATTAAATATTTTTCAACTAATAATCAAGCAAATTTTGAAAATTTTGAAAATGTTGTTTTGTCTTTAAAAATATTTTTTTTTAGTAAATCTTTGTTTATTTCATTATTAGCAAAAATGTCTGCTCCAAAATTATCTTTAACAAAATTAATAAAAACCTTATCTTTATACAACAATGAATTTAATTGATCAACTTCAATTAATTTCCATTTGTTTTTGTCTAATTTTTCCAAAACTTTTTTCGATATTATTGTTTTTCCAGAACCAATATTTCCCGAGATTCCAACTATCACTATTTATCCTCTTCAATTATTCTAATTTGTTTTTCATGTGATATTTTTGTTGCAGTTATTACAAGATTTGAAATTTTATCAATAACAAGGTAAACATCATTTATTTGTGTATTAACATATAAAGTTTTTTTTGTATCAATTACGTCAGTTGAATTATTTATAAGTTCATTTACAAAAATATTTAATTCTAAGTCAGTTTTTGAACGCATATTAAGTCTTTCTTTTATTCTATAAAATGAATGCGTAGAAATTGAATACTTATTTTTTTCATAGTACGACAAAATTAATTTTCCTCTTTTTTATTTTTTTCATTAAACTCATCAATAACTGATTGTGGTTCATATAATGATTCATCCATTTCATATTGTTGGTTCATTAAAGTGTATGCTGATTTTTTTTGTCATTCAGAAATTGCTCTTTGAATTTTTTCTTTATCTAATTGGGGATTTGAAAACAATGTTATAAAAAATGCTATTACAAATAATATTGAAGATATAACAAAAATCATCCCAAAAGCATCAAATAATTTGAAATCTAATGCATTTTTAATCGATGATGCAATCGCTGCTTGATCTGGTGCTCCAACATTTTTAAAATTTTCTTTTACAAAATTTTGAATTAAATTATCCAATTCTTTTGAAGAAAATGTTGTTGAAAATACTACTTTAATAAATGAATTTTGACCAATAAATAATTGACAAAACATTATAATAATTAAGAAACCGATTATAAATAATAAAAATCCTGGTATGTGATATTGTTCTCTATAAATTTTTGGTTTTTTAAATAATAATAGTGCTATATAAAATCCCAAGAAAAGATAAAGTATTATTGAGAAAACATTAGGAATAAAATTATCTTTTAATGAATTTAATGAAATCATATAAATTGTAATTGTTTGTTGCTTGCTATCGGCATTAATTTTTGCACTTGAAAGCATTGCTATTAATTGCAATATTGAAAAAATAATAATTCACGCTAGTAGACTTGCTGCTAAACCTATTTTTAAATATTTAATTGTTTTTGGTTTAGTTTTATATGGATAAAATCTTGGGTCTTGTAAAGGATGTTTTAATGTAAAAATTGAATTTAAATTTTTTTGATCAATATTCATTGTCCCATTAAAATTGTTAAATGTTTTATTAACATTTTCGTTATTATTTTGAATTATTGCAGTTTCTGCAACGTTAATATTTCCAGTTTGCTCAATTGTTTCTTGTTTATTATCGTCAACAAGTTCTTCTTTAATTTTTTTAAATTTAAATAGTGAAACTTCATTTTCTAAATCTTGTTTTAAAATATTAGTATTTTTTAAAACAAAGTTTTTTAATGAATTTAAATCTTTTTCAACATTTTCTAAACTTGCATCATCTGCAATTTCATATTCAACTTTTTTGTTTTTAATTTTTGAAAAAATAATTG
Protein-coding sequences here:
- a CDS encoding dephospho-CoA kinase is translated as MIVGISGNIGSGKTIISKKVLEKLDKNKWKLIEVDQLNSLLYKDKVFINFVKDNFGADIFANNEINKDLLKKNIFKDKTTFSKFSKFAWLLVEKYLIEKVNKEFNYLIDGAIIYQFKNIKFDKLFFIQNNENIANAIKRSTTSVKEEILFLNNFQESLKKSSEIITIKYQPNLSEIIFKKIMEN
- the xseA gene encoding exodeoxyribonuclease VII large subunit; this encodes MNNEFITVLELSRILKQKIESIYELKNINVKGEISNLTFSKSGHIYFSLKDNESVISCAIWKSNSAMFKALKPKEGDEIIASGKIGFYHPQNKITFTVSNVILEGKGGWQVLYDEKMQAYEKRGYFDLNNKKPIPKFAKNIGVITAETGDAIKDIIRNIHNRRKGINIFLFPCMVQGENASTEISKRIQEANQFSPKLDIILVGRGGGSYEDLWAFNEDNVVEAVFASKIPIISCVGHENDNTIIDSVADLRASTPTGAAIAATELTDDNLIMILNNLHGSLANDLVRIVDFEKHELLNQIDELNSELENKVNQYKEELNLFNSKLELLNPKEPLKRGYAIVMNLKNEIIDSVEKVYNEKEIKLVFEDGEAIIKVG
- a CDS encoding YneF family protein gives rise to the protein MEWWAVLILGILLLILGGIIGFFITRKMITKQIKENPPITENQIRAMYLSMGRKPSEVDIKRTMNAFKKAK
- a CDS encoding deoxyribonuclease IV, with product MIKKVLLGSHVSMTSTNKYLIGSLEEALSYGANTFMIYTGPPQNFRRTAIEKLNVVEFKQKLIEANIDIKNLVVHAPYIINLGNTIKEQTFNFSVEALISEIQRVGQIGIRKLVLHPGASVGGEISKSLDSLVKGLNLALEQTKGIDVIIALETMSGKGSEICINFDQMKYVIDKVNDQSRVGVCFDTCHLNDAGYDIKNNFETILDEFNEKIGLDKLQVVHLNDSKNGIGSHKDRHENIGKGLIGLDALAKILHHDKLNNIPFILETPWIENKTKAPYKEEINLLLKNNKL
- a CDS encoding transcription antitermination factor NusB; the protein is MASKIEVREGVVQLLYRYYLLELNKNTLKQEVLDNFQVDFFNEKDNLNMLDLINELEKIESHLSSKLNKSWSWERLAPVARAILVNGYFEINYLNVSKAIVIDKSMDILRKYIPTTDPKFINAILDEKK
- a CDS encoding riboflavin kinase; translated protein: MDKNKLLLENKFDEYVELIGEYFAIEDVVVRGLQIGKTIGYPTINFLIKEELPLQCASFKSDVYYNGQKYIGYSCYWKNQNQQIMFETYIMNFSQDVYGETIKVVPRKFISMNIKAKNLEEVKAKITKDIEKAKEW
- a CDS encoding SprT-like domain-containing protein, which encodes MIGIDELILELTIIHKQLNKLFFNSELSDVKITIERALNRKRRKLGSFDMSNKWSDNLKHITIYTAALNANYYKIIEILLHEMCHQYNFENNLIDTENNGRHNKRFKKIGEKVLLQFLEPYPKYMGYAFTTYSDQLKFVIDNKLDFNKNVFKIVHKDSEPSIEGYSKRKTYKCKCGTRISNSNLELKIMCLECNTIFKY
- a CDS encoding glycerol-3-phosphate acyltransferase, with the protein product MYLGNFIASVIGYCIGSLLFGKIIVYLKTSKNLEDYGSGNLGATNASRVIGKWWGFGVFLLDYSKIFVTAFIALGFSLINSPLFYGTSVIIPCVFCFIGHIYPIFNKFKGGKGVSSFSALLFIVNWYFSFLFIIIWWILTLTINKISFSGIASVIILAILIWIPILNGFANVDSNLIWKFNSKAANLAAYFEKDFVTNIFNHIRIKHFLNINNDFQLDSYILNNILITLCGLVVIVKHKTNIKRLLNGTEPSWLTWRQKMKEKKLDK
- a CDS encoding DNA polymerase IV, with amino-acid sequence MDNKVFFLIDFDAFFISCHAIENKYINEVPAVVCENNKKGIVITANYKSRAIGVKTAMPIFKVKKIIPDILIINPDMDLYSQVSRETFKAISDTFTSKMEVVSIDECFLEVSDSYKKYGTVMNMANEIKEFVKTNFNLTCSIGVSSNKFLSKMASEFNKPDGVSKMLPTEIEEKLWPLDIQKMYGVGAATTKKFEALKVKTIGDLARQKRETVIELLGKHGFNLWINANGLSEDEINLNYFEINSVGNEWTLTQLSNNEYELENHLRDLTEMVCNRVKKRLKKAYTVAIVVVYKDFGEKLSKKKKTRQITLKTPSNDLEEIFPHVLELFYSFWNGDLVKLIGVRLANLVEDFSVKKQLSIDEVNVIKKYNVVESIMDNINNSINKKMLITGTNLIKKNEKYSNNFKYSKVEKENRKK
- a CDS encoding exodeoxyribonuclease VII small subunit; the protein is MEKDIKEIIDQLKESVAKLRDEKNISKALQIYENSITLIKDAKTELEKVEGKVKKVIAGLEKEFNG